From a region of the Janthinobacterium sp. 61 genome:
- the cheA gene encoding chemotaxis protein CheA: MTIDISQFFQVFFDEAEELLAEKERLLLAVDIAAPDAEDLNAIFRTAHSIKGGASTFGLSDMSEVTHILESLLDRIRQGQMALTAEHVDAFLAAKDILKMQLDGHRLGSAVDQDAVANVRMMLQSFSQDVPVAALTPVAPAFHTAEKAAVSHAGGQRYRLELPKMEEREVEALAAELGLLGDVAMSTLADARKVLEVTTHESLDDILAICSFVLNPDDMVITQAPPLAPGEAEAARAAQEKAQGYGFFDPLPGAPAAQGAVDPGYGFFQPLEDIRAAAGVQSEAEQGYGFFQPLAQIRADAAKAGNAGAAAVPAVASAATEVEQEKKPAKKEGDKAGAESSSIRVSIEKVDQLINLVGELVITQAMIEQRASALDPMLHEKLLDSVSHLTRNTRDLQEAVMSIRMMPMDFVFSRFPRMVRDLATKLGKKVDFITNGAATELDKGLIERIVDPLTHLVRNSIDHGVEMPAARVAAGKTEAGRLFLSASHQGGNIIIEVSDDGAGLNRERILAKAQQQGLDVSETMSDADVWQLIFAPGFSTAEAVTDVSGRGVGMDVVKRNISAMGGVVDIRSAKGFGTTISISLPLTLAILDGMSIRVGDEVYILPLGFVIESLQPAVEDIKDISGKGQVVKVRGEYLPLIPLYQMFDIAPRFTSPSEGICVILETEGRKAALFVDDLVGQQQVVVKNLESNYRKVVGISGATILGDGGVSLILDVAALIRSSRQLADESIFS; this comes from the coding sequence ATGACCATCGATATTAGCCAGTTTTTTCAGGTCTTTTTCGATGAGGCCGAAGAACTGCTGGCTGAAAAAGAACGGCTGTTGCTGGCCGTCGATATTGCGGCGCCCGACGCCGAAGACCTGAATGCCATTTTCCGCACGGCCCATTCGATCAAGGGCGGCGCATCGACGTTCGGCCTGAGCGACATGAGCGAGGTGACGCACATCCTCGAGTCGCTGCTCGACCGCATCCGCCAGGGCCAGATGGCCCTGACGGCGGAACACGTCGACGCTTTTCTGGCCGCCAAGGATATCCTCAAGATGCAGCTCGACGGCCATCGTCTTGGCAGCGCCGTCGACCAGGATGCCGTGGCCAATGTGCGCATGATGCTGCAGTCGTTCTCGCAGGACGTGCCCGTGGCCGCGCTCACGCCCGTCGCGCCAGCCTTCCATACGGCGGAAAAAGCAGCCGTCAGCCACGCCGGTGGCCAGCGCTACCGCCTGGAGCTGCCGAAGATGGAGGAGCGCGAAGTCGAGGCACTGGCGGCCGAGCTGGGCTTGCTGGGCGACGTCGCCATGTCCACCCTGGCCGACGCACGCAAGGTGCTGGAAGTGACGACGCATGAAAGCCTGGACGATATCCTGGCCATCTGCTCGTTCGTGCTCAATCCCGACGACATGGTGATCACGCAGGCACCGCCATTGGCGCCAGGCGAAGCCGAAGCGGCCCGCGCGGCGCAGGAAAAGGCCCAGGGTTATGGTTTCTTCGACCCGCTGCCAGGGGCGCCTGCCGCTCAGGGCGCGGTGGATCCCGGCTATGGCTTCTTCCAGCCGCTCGAGGATATCCGCGCCGCCGCCGGTGTGCAGAGCGAGGCCGAACAGGGCTACGGTTTTTTCCAGCCTTTGGCCCAGATCCGTGCCGATGCCGCCAAGGCGGGCAACGCCGGCGCTGCCGCCGTGCCGGCCGTGGCGAGCGCCGCGACCGAGGTAGAGCAGGAAAAGAAACCGGCCAAGAAAGAGGGCGACAAGGCTGGTGCCGAATCGTCGTCGATCCGCGTCTCGATCGAAAAAGTCGACCAGCTGATCAACCTGGTGGGCGAACTGGTGATCACGCAGGCGATGATCGAGCAGCGCGCCAGCGCGCTCGACCCGATGCTGCATGAAAAACTGCTCGACAGCGTCAGCCACCTGACGCGCAATACGCGCGACTTGCAGGAAGCGGTGATGTCTATCCGCATGATGCCGATGGATTTCGTCTTTTCGCGCTTCCCGCGCATGGTGCGCGACCTGGCGACCAAGTTGGGCAAGAAGGTCGACTTCATCACCAATGGCGCCGCCACGGAACTGGACAAGGGTCTCATCGAACGCATCGTCGATCCGCTGACGCACCTGGTGCGCAACAGCATCGACCACGGTGTGGAAATGCCGGCCGCCCGCGTGGCCGCCGGCAAGACCGAGGCCGGCCGTTTGTTCCTCTCGGCCAGCCACCAGGGCGGCAACATCATCATCGAAGTATCCGATGATGGCGCGGGACTGAACCGCGAGCGCATCCTGGCCAAGGCGCAGCAGCAGGGACTGGACGTGTCCGAGACGATGAGCGACGCCGACGTGTGGCAGCTGATTTTCGCGCCCGGCTTTTCCACCGCCGAAGCGGTCACCGACGTGTCGGGCCGCGGCGTGGGCATGGATGTCGTCAAGCGCAATATCAGCGCCATGGGCGGCGTGGTCGACATCCGTTCGGCGAAGGGTTTTGGTACGACGATTTCCATCTCGCTGCCGCTGACCCTTGCCATCCTGGACGGCATGTCGATCCGTGTCGGCGATGAAGTGTATATTTTACCGTTGGGCTTTGTCATCGAATCACTGCAGCCAGCCGTTGAGGATATCAAGGACATCAGTGGCAAGGGGCAAGTGGTGAAAGTGCGCGGCGAATACCTGCCGTTGATTCCCCTGTACCAGATGTTCGACATCGCACCGCGCTTTACCAGTCCATCGGAAGGCATCTGCGTGATTCTCGAGACGGAAGGGCGCAAGGCAGCCCTGTTTGTCGACGACCTGGTGGGACAGCAGCAGGTCGTGGTGAAAAACCTCGAATCGAATTACCGCAAGGTGGTCGGCATTTCCGGCGCCACCATCCTGGGCGATGGCGGCGTGTCGCTGATTCTTGATGTCGCCGCCCTGATCCGCTCCTCTCGCCAGTTAGCCGACGAGTCCATTTTTTCGTAA
- a CDS encoding chemotaxis protein CheW encodes MSDTQQTSGSNTGDGKDIAGREFLAFTLGFEEYGIDILKVQEIRGYEAVTRIANAPEFIKGVINLRGIIIPVVDMRIKFNLGTPVYDQFTVVIILNIGGRIVGMVVDSVSDVTTLTPEQVKPAPEMGTAFSTDYMIGLGTIDERMLILVDIDKLMSSSEMGLIDKLAA; translated from the coding sequence ATGTCAGATACTCAACAAACATCCGGAAGCAATACGGGCGACGGCAAGGACATCGCCGGACGTGAATTCCTGGCCTTCACCCTGGGCTTCGAAGAGTACGGCATCGATATCCTGAAGGTCCAGGAAATCCGTGGTTACGAAGCGGTCACCCGCATCGCCAACGCGCCTGAATTCATCAAGGGCGTGATCAACCTGCGCGGCATCATCATTCCCGTGGTCGACATGCGCATCAAGTTCAACCTGGGCACGCCCGTGTACGACCAGTTCACGGTGGTGATCATCCTGAACATCGGTGGACGCATCGTCGGCATGGTGGTCGACAGCGTTTCCGACGTGACCACCCTGACGCCGGAGCAAGTGAAACCGGCGCCGGAAATGGGCACCGCCTTCTCGACCGACTACATGATTGGCCTCGGTACCATCGACGAGCGCATGCTGATCCTGGTCGACATCGACAAGCTGATGTCGAGCAGCGAGATGGGCCTGATCGACAAGCTGGCGGCGTAA
- a CDS encoding methyl-accepting chemotaxis protein, with the protein MSLRDFKIGTRLGIGFGSILAILVVVIVSANALNYRNKAQLLTGLELASEKNTQASLMKSAMLETGIAMRNIGLQGDVGLMQVEEGKVREQRKLYDGARAKLSSLGLSDGEKTLLANIAKVDGEVDAAFKEAMGQVLAFNSEGAAKVIATRIDPLNKTTLADINKLLALQHVAQQSFMDDSLTADARLMTVLFILGGAAVAIGAWCAIFITRSITVPLSGALAVAQKVAAGELTSHVVVEGKDETSALQQALKDMNESLVQTVSDVRNGTDTITVASREIASGNADLSARTETQASSLEETASSMEELTSTVKQNADNARQANQLAVSASSVAEQGGKVVAQVVDTMGSIKDSSRKIVDIIGVIDGIAFQTNILALNAAVEAARAGEQGRGFAVVASEVRNLAQRSAGAAKEIKGLIGDSVDKVDAGSRLVDEAGQTMGLIVTSIRQVADIMGEITAATQEQSHGIEEVNQAIAQMDQMTQQNAALVEEAAAAAESMQDQAQKLADAVSIFKLGGESAAQASMPAPVKAVARPAPSVAANTRRVAKAAQAGTPPPAKKLAAAGGDDWEEF; encoded by the coding sequence ATGAGTTTGCGCGATTTCAAGATAGGCACCCGGCTGGGGATAGGTTTTGGCAGCATCCTCGCCATCCTGGTGGTGGTGATCGTTTCGGCGAATGCACTGAATTATCGTAACAAGGCCCAGTTGCTCACGGGCCTGGAGCTGGCAAGCGAAAAAAATACGCAGGCGTCGTTGATGAAAAGCGCGATGCTGGAAACCGGTATCGCCATGCGCAATATCGGCCTGCAGGGCGATGTTGGCCTGATGCAGGTGGAGGAGGGCAAGGTGCGCGAGCAGCGCAAGCTGTACGACGGCGCACGCGCCAAGCTGTCCAGCCTGGGCCTGTCCGATGGCGAGAAGACGCTGCTGGCCAATATCGCCAAGGTCGACGGCGAAGTCGATGCCGCCTTCAAGGAGGCGATGGGGCAGGTGCTGGCGTTTAACAGCGAGGGCGCGGCCAAGGTGATTGCCACCCGCATCGACCCTTTGAACAAGACGACCCTGGCCGATATCAACAAGCTGCTCGCCTTGCAGCATGTGGCCCAGCAAAGCTTCATGGACGACTCGCTGACGGCTGACGCGCGCCTGATGACGGTACTGTTCATCCTGGGTGGGGCGGCGGTGGCGATCGGCGCCTGGTGCGCCATCTTCATCACGCGCTCGATCACGGTGCCCTTGTCCGGTGCCCTGGCGGTGGCGCAGAAGGTGGCAGCGGGCGAGCTGACATCGCACGTGGTGGTCGAAGGCAAGGATGAAACGAGCGCGCTGCAGCAGGCGCTCAAGGACATGAACGAGAGCCTGGTACAGACGGTCAGCGACGTGCGCAATGGGACGGACACCATCACCGTGGCGTCGCGCGAGATCGCCAGCGGCAATGCGGACCTGTCGGCGCGCACGGAAACGCAGGCCAGTTCGCTCGAAGAAACGGCGTCGTCGATGGAAGAGCTGACGTCGACTGTGAAGCAGAACGCGGACAACGCGCGCCAGGCCAACCAGCTGGCCGTGTCGGCATCGTCGGTGGCGGAGCAGGGCGGCAAGGTGGTGGCGCAAGTGGTCGATACCATGGGTTCCATCAAGGACAGTTCGCGCAAGATTGTCGATATTATCGGCGTCATTGACGGCATTGCGTTCCAGACGAATATCCTGGCGCTGAATGCGGCCGTCGAGGCGGCGCGCGCAGGCGAGCAGGGACGTGGCTTTGCGGTGGTGGCATCCGAAGTGCGCAATCTTGCCCAAAGATCCGCTGGCGCAGCCAAAGAGATCAAGGGACTGATCGGCGACTCGGTCGACAAGGTCGATGCCGGCAGCCGCCTGGTGGACGAGGCGGGGCAGACCATGGGTCTGATCGTCACGTCGATCCGGCAGGTGGCCGACATCATGGGCGAGATTACGGCGGCAACGCAGGAACAGAGCCATGGCATCGAGGAAGTGAACCAGGCCATCGCGCAGATGGACCAGATGACGCAGCAGAATGCGGCGCTGGTCGAGGAAGCGGCGGCCGCCGCCGAAAGCATGCAGGACCAGGCGCAGAAACTGGCCGACGCCGTCAGCATCTTCAAGCTGGGCGGCGAGAGCGCGGCGCAGGCGTCCATGCCGGCGCCCGTGAAGGCGGTGGCACGGCCGGCACCGAGTGTGGCGGCAAATACACGGCGGGTGGCAAAGGCGGCGCAGGCCGGCACGCCACCGCCTGCGAAAAAGCTGGCGGCGGCCGGCGGCGACGATTGGGAAGAGTTCTGA
- a CDS encoding CheR family methyltransferase, whose amino-acid sequence MPQTKTDSVKEFDFTGKDFERVRAMIYKRAGIALADSKQEMVYSRLARRLRATGISSFVRYLDDLEAGRMGDEWEAFTNALTTNLTSFFREAHHFPLLAEHVKKLSGPITIWCSASSTGEEPYSIAMTVCEAFNTLTPPVTIIATDIDTNVLATAANGVYNLDRLDKMPADRARRFFLRGKGDREGQVRVRPELRQMITFKPLNLLADSWPLTGQFDVIFCRNVMIYFDKATQRKILSRFVPLMKSDALLFAGHSENFLYVSDSLKLRGKTVYELDQPRGAAPKASSHRT is encoded by the coding sequence ATGCCGCAAACTAAAACGGATTCGGTCAAGGAATTTGATTTCACTGGCAAGGACTTCGAGCGGGTCCGCGCCATGATTTACAAGCGGGCCGGCATCGCGCTGGCCGACAGCAAGCAGGAGATGGTCTACAGCCGTCTGGCCAGGCGCCTGCGGGCGACCGGCATCTCCTCGTTCGTCCGCTACCTGGACGACCTGGAAGCGGGCCGCATGGGCGACGAGTGGGAAGCGTTCACGAATGCGCTGACGACCAACCTGACGTCGTTTTTCCGCGAGGCGCATCACTTCCCGTTGCTGGCCGAGCATGTGAAAAAACTGAGCGGGCCGATCACCATCTGGTGTTCGGCCAGTTCCACCGGCGAGGAGCCATACTCGATCGCCATGACGGTGTGCGAGGCGTTCAATACGCTCACGCCGCCGGTCACCATCATCGCCACGGATATCGACACGAATGTGCTGGCCACGGCCGCCAATGGCGTCTACAACCTGGACCGGCTCGACAAGATGCCGGCCGACCGTGCGCGGCGCTTTTTCTTGCGCGGCAAGGGCGATCGCGAGGGGCAGGTGCGGGTGCGCCCGGAACTGCGCCAGATGATCACCTTCAAGCCGCTCAACCTGCTGGCCGACAGCTGGCCCCTGACGGGACAGTTCGACGTCATCTTCTGCCGTAACGTGATGATTTATTTTGACAAGGCGACGCAGCGCAAGATTCTGTCGCGCTTTGTGCCGTTGATGAAGTCCGATGCCCTGCTGTTTGCGGGCCACTCGGAGAATTTTCTGTACGTGTCGGATTCATTGAAGCTGCGCGGTAAAACAGTCTATGAGCTCGACCAGCCGCGGGGCGCCGCACCCAAGGCATCGTCGCATCGTACATGA
- the cheD gene encoding chemoreceptor glutamine deamidase CheD codes for MSLESKEQFATNVYYDRTFNCDAAKILPGEYYFTNKDMLIVTVLGSCVSACIRDRVTGLGGMNHFMLPDGGSDPNSPISASMRYGTYAMEILINDLLKAGARRENMEAKVFGGGAVLRGFTAINVGERNAAFVINYLKAEKMRVVAEDLNDIHPRKVYFFPRSGKVLVKKLMQTHNDTLVRRELDYASRLKVAPVGGEIELF; via the coding sequence ATGAGCCTGGAATCCAAAGAGCAATTTGCCACTAACGTCTATTACGACAGGACGTTCAATTGTGACGCCGCCAAGATCTTGCCTGGTGAGTATTACTTTACCAACAAGGACATGCTGATCGTCACCGTGCTCGGCTCCTGCGTCTCGGCCTGCATCCGCGATCGTGTCACCGGTCTGGGCGGCATGAACCATTTCATGCTGCCCGACGGCGGCAGCGATCCGAATAGCCCGATTTCAGCGTCGATGCGCTATGGCACCTACGCCATGGAGATATTGATCAACGATCTGCTGAAGGCCGGTGCGCGGCGCGAGAACATGGAAGCGAAAGTATTTGGCGGCGGCGCCGTGCTGCGCGGCTTCACGGCGATTAACGTCGGCGAACGCAATGCGGCCTTCGTCATCAATTACCTGAAGGCGGAAAAGATGCGCGTGGTGGCCGAGGACTTGAATGATATCCACCCGCGCAAGGTGTATTTTTTCCCTCGCAGCGGCAAGGTGCTGGTGAAAAAGCTGATGCAGACGCATAACGATACCTTGGTGCGCCGCGAGCTCGATTACGCAAGCCGTCTCAAGGTTGCGCCCGTGGGTGGCGAGATCGAGCTGTTCTAG
- a CDS encoding chemotaxis response regulator protein-glutamate methylesterase, producing the protein MKIKVLIVDDSALIRSVMTEIVNSQPDMEVVGAAPDPLVAREMIKQTNPDVLTLDVEMPKMDGLDFLEKLMRLRPMPVLMVSSLTERGSEITMRALELGAVDFVTKPKISIQSGMREYTDMIADKIRAAAKARIRARTLPSAGDRVAAPLPALRSPLTSSEKLIIVGASTGGTEAIREFLMQMPSDCPGILITQHMPEGFTRSFARRLDSLCKISVQEAAGGERVLPGHAYIAPGHSHLTLTRSGANYMTKIDQGEPVNRHRPSVDVLFRSAAQSAGKNAVGVILTGMGKDGAQGMLEMKAAGAYNFAQDEASCVVFGMPREAIAIGATHEVGALTALPGMVLGHLAAHGMRALRV; encoded by the coding sequence ATGAAGATCAAAGTATTGATCGTGGATGATTCGGCGCTGATCCGCAGCGTCATGACGGAAATCGTGAATAGCCAGCCCGACATGGAAGTGGTGGGGGCGGCGCCCGATCCGCTGGTGGCGCGCGAGATGATCAAGCAGACCAACCCCGATGTGCTGACCCTGGACGTCGAGATGCCGAAGATGGATGGCCTCGATTTCCTGGAAAAACTCATGCGTTTGCGTCCGATGCCGGTGCTGATGGTGTCGTCGCTGACCGAGCGCGGTTCGGAAATCACCATGCGCGCGCTGGAGCTGGGCGCTGTCGATTTTGTCACCAAGCCAAAGATTTCCATCCAGAGCGGCATGCGCGAGTACACCGACATGATTGCCGACAAGATCCGCGCCGCCGCGAAGGCGCGCATCCGCGCGCGCACCCTGCCGTCGGCCGGCGACAGGGTCGCCGCACCGTTGCCTGCGCTGCGCAGCCCCTTGACGTCGAGCGAAAAGCTGATCATCGTGGGTGCCTCCACGGGCGGTACGGAAGCGATCCGCGAATTCCTCATGCAGATGCCGTCCGATTGCCCCGGCATCCTGATCACGCAGCACATGCCGGAAGGCTTTACGCGTTCGTTTGCGCGCCGCCTCGATTCGCTGTGCAAGATCTCGGTGCAGGAAGCTGCAGGCGGCGAACGCGTGCTGCCCGGCCACGCCTACATCGCGCCCGGTCATTCGCACCTGACCTTGACGCGTAGTGGCGCCAATTACATGACCAAGATCGACCAGGGTGAACCGGTCAACCGTCACCGCCCCTCGGTCGATGTGCTGTTCCGTTCGGCCGCGCAATCGGCCGGCAAAAATGCCGTCGGCGTGATCCTGACCGGCATGGGCAAGGATGGCGCACAAGGCATGTTGGAGATGAAGGCCGCAGGAGCGTATAATTTTGCGCAGGATGAAGCCAGTTGCGTGGTGTTCGGCATGCCGCGCGAGGCGATCGCCATCGGTGCTACGCATGAGGTCGGCGCTCTGACGGCGCTGCCCGGCATGGTGCTGGGACACCTGGCTGCGCATGGCATGCGTGCTTTGCGCGTGTAA
- the cheY gene encoding chemotaxis response regulator CheY, protein MADPKMKFLVVDDFSTMRRIVRNLLKELGYANVDEAEDGVMGLAKLRAESYDFVVSDWNMPNMDGLTMLQHIRADPALAKLPVLMVTAEAKKENIIAAAQAGASGYVVKPFTAATLDEKLNKIFEKLEKAGA, encoded by the coding sequence ATGGCTGATCCAAAGATGAAATTTTTAGTCGTTGACGATTTTTCGACGATGCGCCGCATTGTCCGGAATCTGTTGAAGGAACTGGGTTATGCCAACGTCGATGAGGCGGAAGACGGCGTGATGGGCCTGGCCAAGCTGCGCGCGGAATCCTACGATTTCGTCGTCTCGGACTGGAACATGCCTAACATGGACGGCCTGACGATGCTGCAGCATATCCGCGCCGATCCCGCACTGGCCAAGTTGCCCGTGCTGATGGTGACCGCCGAGGCGAAAAAAGAGAACATCATCGCCGCCGCGCAAGCTGGCGCCAGCGGTTATGTTGTCAAGCCGTTCACGGCCGCGACCCTCGATGAAAAGCTGAACAAGATTTTCGAGAAGCTGGAAAAAGCCGGCGCCTGA
- a CDS encoding SDR family oxidoreductase produces MNTASTPAKVAIITGASRGIGAAIARRLARDGMQVVVNYASGKEAADELVATILADGGSAIAVKANVANAHEVQALFAAAEAAFGGVDVLVNNAGIMPPALPALADTDDATFDTLFAINVKGSFNTMRRAATRLRQGGSVINFSSSVIGLALPGYAIYGASKAAIETMTTIFAKELRGKNITVNAIAPGPTATALFLNGKTTEAIQRMSKMAPLERLGTPDDIAAAVAFLAGPDGRWVNGQTLRANGGLV; encoded by the coding sequence ATGAATACAGCATCCACCCCGGCCAAGGTCGCCATCATCACGGGCGCCTCGCGCGGCATCGGCGCGGCCATCGCCCGCCGCCTGGCGCGCGACGGCATGCAGGTCGTCGTCAATTACGCGAGCGGCAAGGAGGCGGCAGACGAGCTGGTGGCAACCATTCTCGCCGACGGCGGCAGCGCCATCGCGGTCAAGGCCAACGTGGCCAATGCGCACGAGGTGCAGGCGCTGTTCGCTGCGGCTGAAGCGGCCTTCGGCGGCGTTGACGTGCTGGTCAACAACGCCGGCATCATGCCACCCGCGCTGCCTGCCCTGGCAGACACGGATGACGCCACCTTCGACACCCTGTTCGCCATCAACGTCAAGGGCAGCTTCAACACCATGCGCCGGGCGGCGACGCGCTTGCGCCAGGGCGGCAGCGTCATCAACTTCTCGAGCAGCGTGATTGGCCTGGCCCTGCCCGGCTATGCTATCTACGGCGCCAGCAAGGCCGCCATCGAGACGATGACGACCATCTTCGCCAAGGAATTGCGCGGCAAGAACATCACCGTCAATGCCATCGCCCCCGGCCCCACGGCCACGGCCCTGTTCTTGAACGGCAAGACGACAGAAGCGATACAGCGCATGAGCAAGATGGCCCCCCTGGAACGCCTGGGCACGCCGGACGACATCGCCGCCGCCGTCGCCTTCCTGGCTGGCCCCGACGGCCGCTGGGTCAATGGCCAGACCCTGCGCGCCAACGGCGGCCTGGTGTAA
- the panC gene encoding pantoate--beta-alanine ligase, producing MKIISDIEELRDQLSGQLRTAFVPTMGNLHEGHLSLMRLARKHGDPVVASIFVNRLQFGPNEDFEKYPRTMAADIAKLEKEGVYVLFAPTEKELYPEPQEYRVRPPDDLGNTLEGEFRPGFFEGVCTVVTKLFSCVGPRVAVFGKKDYQQLMIIRNMARQFALPTEIIAAETYRADDGLALSSRNMYLSESERAEAPELFKGLNFVAEEVRKGNLAVAELEQASMQLLNSRGWKSDYIAVRKRANLQAPSAAELAAGEPLVVLAAAKLGQTRLIDNLEI from the coding sequence ATGAAAATTATTTCCGACATCGAAGAATTGCGCGACCAGCTCAGCGGACAGCTGCGCACGGCGTTCGTCCCCACCATGGGCAACCTGCACGAAGGCCATCTGTCGCTGATGCGCCTGGCGCGCAAGCATGGCGACCCCGTCGTCGCCTCGATCTTCGTGAACCGCCTGCAATTCGGCCCGAACGAAGACTTCGAAAAATACCCGCGCACCATGGCGGCCGATATCGCCAAGCTGGAAAAGGAAGGCGTGTACGTGCTGTTCGCCCCGACGGAAAAGGAACTGTACCCAGAACCGCAGGAATACCGCGTGCGCCCGCCTGATGACCTGGGCAATACCCTGGAAGGGGAATTCCGCCCCGGCTTCTTCGAAGGCGTGTGCACGGTCGTCACCAAGCTGTTTTCCTGCGTGGGTCCGAGAGTGGCCGTGTTCGGCAAGAAGGATTACCAGCAGTTGATGATCATCCGCAACATGGCGCGCCAGTTCGCGCTGCCGACGGAAATCATTGCCGCCGAAACGTACCGGGCCGACGATGGCCTGGCTTTATCGTCGCGCAATATGTATCTGTCGGAAAGTGAACGCGCCGAGGCCCCGGAACTGTTCAAGGGACTCAATTTTGTGGCCGAGGAAGTGCGCAAGGGCAATCTGGCCGTCGCTGAACTGGAACAGGCCAGCATGCAGCTACTGAACAGCCGTGGCTGGAAGTCGGACTATATCGCCGTGCGCAAGCGCGCCAACCTGCAGGCGCCGAGCGCCGCCGAACTGGCCGCCGGTGAACCGCTGGTGGTGCTGGCTGCCGCCAAGCTTGGGCAGACGCGCCTGATCGACAACCTGGAAATTTAA
- a CDS encoding ScpA family protein, which yields MLPEESAVTPEADASGAGAVIELPETVAGGDGGGGDPATSATAVTDAAPAADPLGIARLYGEPMLRMPTDLYIPPDALEIFLEAFEGPLDLLLYLIRKQNFNILDIPMAQVTLQYLKYVDQIRVRNLELAAEYLLMAAMLIEIKSRMLLPSRKSDVEEDGGDPRAELVRRLLEYEQIKLAAYDLNAIPQFERDFVRTQIFIEQSLTPTWPDVEPVDLQQAWLDVLKRAKLTQHHRISRQELSVREHMSSILRHLQSSRFVEFSELFDIAGGVPVVVVNFVALLELAKETLIEITQAEPFAPIYVRLAYSPA from the coding sequence ATGTTGCCTGAAGAGTCTGCAGTCACGCCGGAAGCCGACGCCTCCGGTGCAGGCGCAGTCATCGAGTTGCCCGAAACCGTCGCTGGCGGCGATGGCGGCGGCGGCGACCCTGCAACTTCTGCAACAGCGGTGACGGATGCGGCGCCCGCCGCCGATCCCCTGGGCATCGCCCGCCTGTATGGCGAGCCCATGCTGCGCATGCCGACGGATTTGTACATTCCGCCGGACGCGCTGGAAATCTTCCTCGAAGCCTTCGAAGGCCCGCTCGACTTGCTGCTCTACCTGATCCGCAAGCAAAACTTCAATATTCTCGATATTCCGATGGCGCAGGTGACCCTGCAATATCTGAAATATGTGGACCAGATCCGCGTGCGCAACCTGGAACTGGCCGCCGAATACCTGCTGATGGCCGCCATGTTGATCGAGATCAAGTCGCGCATGCTCTTGCCATCGCGCAAGAGCGACGTCGAGGAAGATGGCGGCGACCCACGGGCTGAACTGGTGCGCCGCCTGCTCGAGTACGAGCAGATCAAGCTGGCCGCCTACGACCTGAACGCCATTCCCCAGTTCGAGCGCGATTTCGTGCGCACGCAGATTTTCATCGAGCAAAGCCTGACGCCCACCTGGCCCGACGTGGAACCGGTGGACTTGCAGCAGGCGTGGCTCGATGTGCTGAAACGCGCCAAGCTGACCCAGCACCACCGCATCAGCCGCCAGGAACTGTCCGTGCGCGAGCACATGTCGAGCATCCTGCGCCATTTGCAATCGTCGCGCTTCGTCGAGTTCAGCGAGCTGTTCGACATTGCCGGCGGCGTGCCCGTGGTGGTGGTCAACTTCGTGGCCCTGCTGGAACTGGCCAAGGAAACCCTGATCGAAATCACGCAGGCAGAACCGTTTGCCCCCATCTACGTCCGGCTGGCGTATTCGCCCGCCTGA
- a CDS encoding DUF3460 family protein: protein MKLPAKHNNYVSDHTLFIAELKAKNPGMEAGQQAGRALLWDKPAVSIDEQERQLASAVKQQAYVYQNKN, encoded by the coding sequence ATGAAACTGCCTGCAAAACACAACAACTACGTATCCGACCACACCTTGTTCATCGCCGAACTGAAGGCCAAGAATCCTGGCATGGAAGCGGGCCAGCAAGCGGGCCGCGCCCTGCTGTGGGACAAGCCGGCCGTCAGCATCGATGAGCAGGAACGCCAGCTGGCATCGGCCGTCAAGCAACAGGCTTACGTTTACCAGAACAAGAACTAA
- a CDS encoding GNAT family N-acetyltransferase, whose translation MNIVVREATNADAQLMAELTRAAWAGKVAASSSGHHETARQVEEQLRHGGGFVLLIDDIPAGSLRWMPLDSDPAIWKISRMGVLPAYRGSHVSQHLLEAIIHHGLSCQAEELRLAVRRDQRKLIDFYAAFEFELAEELEYSHANPAEPAPMVMRRLLRY comes from the coding sequence ATGAATATCGTGGTGCGCGAAGCAACAAATGCCGATGCACAACTGATGGCCGAGCTGACCCGCGCTGCGTGGGCCGGCAAGGTGGCGGCCTCGTCCAGTGGACACCACGAGACGGCACGGCAGGTGGAAGAGCAACTGCGCCACGGCGGCGGCTTTGTGTTGCTGATCGACGACATTCCAGCCGGCTCGCTGCGCTGGATGCCGCTCGACAGCGACCCCGCCATCTGGAAGATTTCACGCATGGGCGTGCTGCCCGCTTACCGGGGCAGCCATGTCTCGCAGCACTTGCTGGAAGCCATCATTCATCACGGCCTGTCGTGCCAGGCCGAGGAATTGCGCCTCGCCGTGCGACGCGACCAGCGCAAACTCATCGATTTTTATGCGGCCTTTGAATTCGAACTGGCCGAAGAACTGGAATATTCGCACGCCAACCCCGCCGAACCGGCGCCGATGGTGATGCGGCGTTTGTTGCGTTATTGA